One Erysipelothrix amsterdamensis DNA window includes the following coding sequences:
- a CDS encoding NAD(P)/FAD-dependent oxidoreductase → MKETDALIIGKGPAGIQAAVYLKRGNVDTTVIGKDLGASETARDVDNFYGFTSIGGVELVERGINQAIELGIDVVTDEVLSISFDGEGYCVETINETYKAISVLLATGSHRNIPRIRKIRNYNGRGVSYCAVCDAFFYRGKTVAVVGSAEYAAHEAAELVEIASKVYVLTNGEPVTGTFDERCIILEEKVKTVVGEEKVSGVEMESGIIDLDGIFVAIGSATTTDLANKLGLGVENGRILVNENMETNMPGLYAAGDCTFGVQQIAKAVGDGCIAGMNMISYIRGIKRGLKA, encoded by the coding sequence ATGAAAGAAACCGATGCATTAATAATTGGTAAGGGACCAGCAGGGATACAAGCTGCCGTGTATCTTAAACGTGGGAATGTGGACACAACTGTAATAGGAAAAGATTTGGGTGCTAGTGAAACGGCTCGTGATGTTGATAACTTCTATGGTTTCACATCAATTGGTGGTGTCGAATTGGTTGAACGGGGGATTAATCAAGCCATTGAACTGGGAATTGATGTGGTAACGGATGAAGTGTTATCCATTAGTTTTGATGGGGAAGGATATTGTGTTGAGACAATTAATGAGACGTATAAAGCCATCAGTGTTTTGCTTGCGACCGGATCACATCGAAACATTCCGAGAATTCGTAAAATTCGAAATTATAATGGACGCGGAGTTTCTTATTGTGCAGTTTGTGATGCATTTTTCTATCGTGGTAAAACCGTTGCGGTGGTTGGGAGTGCAGAGTATGCAGCCCATGAGGCAGCGGAACTTGTTGAGATTGCATCGAAAGTATACGTGCTTACAAATGGTGAACCAGTGACCGGAACTTTTGACGAACGCTGTATCATCCTTGAAGAAAAAGTAAAAACTGTTGTCGGTGAGGAGAAGGTTTCTGGCGTAGAAATGGAATCAGGTATTATTGATCTGGATGGTATTTTTGTTGCGATTGGATCTGCAACGACAACGGATCTAGCGAATAAATTAGGCTTGGGTGTAGAGAACGGTCGTATTCTTGTGAATGAGAATATGGAAACAAATATGCCGGGATTGTATGCAGCTGGGGATTGTACCTTTGGTGTCCAACAAATTGCGAAGGCAGTTGGAGATGGATGTATAGCGGGAATGAATATGATTAGTTATATTCGCGGTATCAAGCGTGGTCTTAAAGCATGA
- a CDS encoding Type 1 glutamine amidotransferase-like domain-containing protein has translation MGTIVTIGGGTDVFGSAPAIEKELVAMTHKEHPRVLVLPTASSDGVEYIESLTQRFEALGCVVDVLKLVSESPSQAVIQYKLLNTDLIYVGGGDTRMMVKLWRQRGIDHVLKDAYHRGIILAGLSAGSNCWYQYSHSDSESFHNQEDWKFIMTSCLGFIQAVHVPHYNEAGRDTFDEFYKAYPTMPGIALENGVAMIYEGSKAHIFKEHNHCKAYVFTHVEGLIQKHELHEDDVLEIEINI, from the coding sequence ATGGGAACAATCGTAACAATCGGTGGGGGCACCGATGTATTTGGGAGTGCACCCGCAATTGAAAAAGAATTAGTAGCAATGACACACAAGGAGCATCCGCGTGTACTTGTGTTGCCGACGGCAAGCTCTGATGGTGTTGAATATATTGAGTCGCTTACACAACGATTTGAAGCACTAGGTTGTGTTGTGGATGTTTTAAAACTTGTCTCGGAGTCTCCATCGCAAGCTGTGATTCAGTATAAATTATTAAATACTGATTTGATTTATGTTGGTGGTGGCGATACACGCATGATGGTTAAGTTGTGGCGTCAACGTGGTATTGATCATGTCTTAAAAGATGCTTATCATCGCGGTATTATTCTTGCGGGATTAAGTGCAGGATCAAACTGTTGGTATCAGTACAGTCATAGTGATTCCGAATCGTTTCATAATCAAGAGGATTGGAAGTTTATCATGACCTCCTGTCTTGGCTTTATTCAAGCAGTGCATGTACCCCATTATAATGAAGCGGGGCGTGATACCTTTGATGAGTTTTATAAAGCTTATCCGACAATGCCAGGGATTGCTTTGGAAAATGGAGTTGCAATGATTTATGAAGGTTCAAAAGCGCATATTTTTAAAGAACATAATCATTGTAAAGCGTATGTATTTACACATGTCGAAGGATTAATTCAAAAGCATGAACTTCACGAAGATGATGTCCTTGAAATCGAAATAAATATCTAG
- a CDS encoding M42 family metallopeptidase: MKHLIHDLETLLNIKSPTGNTEEAVRFCEKRFQSLGLKTYRTVKGALIATLEGECTEKEVTLSAHVDTLGCLVKEITTDGKLRLTQLGGYAWATIEGEHVAIETLSGSFYSGTILTNVASSHVHGALTSTTERTQKNLEVRIDEKVKTYDDVIALGINVGDYVHLDPRCKVTESGFIKSRHLDDKACVIALFGMAEHFVSTKTKPSYTTNFFISTYEEVGHGSSAAIPEKTFEFIAVDMAAPGQGQTSDEFSVTICAKDSSGPYDYELRKRLVSLASQNNIPHKIDIYPYYGSDASAALRAGYDFKAGLIGPGVDASHSFERTHEEAIQATIDLGIAYLNS, translated from the coding sequence ATGAAACATCTTATTCATGATTTAGAAACACTTTTAAATATTAAAAGTCCTACTGGGAATACTGAAGAAGCTGTACGATTCTGCGAAAAACGCTTCCAATCCCTTGGTCTTAAAACGTATCGAACAGTTAAAGGTGCGCTGATTGCGACCTTAGAAGGTGAATGTACTGAGAAAGAAGTTACCTTATCGGCACATGTTGATACTCTTGGTTGTCTTGTTAAGGAGATTACAACCGATGGTAAACTACGTCTTACTCAATTGGGTGGCTATGCATGGGCTACGATTGAAGGTGAACATGTCGCAATTGAAACCTTATCGGGAAGTTTTTATTCGGGAACAATTCTTACGAATGTCGCGTCTTCTCATGTCCATGGTGCCTTAACTTCCACAACAGAACGCACTCAAAAAAACTTGGAAGTTCGTATTGATGAGAAAGTTAAAACATACGATGATGTTATTGCTTTAGGGATTAATGTCGGTGACTATGTCCATTTAGATCCACGTTGTAAAGTAACCGAGAGTGGCTTCATTAAATCTCGTCATCTCGATGATAAAGCATGTGTTATAGCCTTATTTGGGATGGCCGAACACTTTGTATCCACAAAAACAAAACCAAGCTATACAACCAATTTCTTTATCTCTACATACGAAGAAGTAGGACATGGCTCCAGTGCCGCAATCCCTGAAAAAACATTTGAATTTATTGCGGTTGATATGGCTGCACCTGGACAAGGACAAACTTCAGATGAATTTTCAGTTACAATCTGTGCAAAAGATAGCAGTGGACCTTACGATTATGAACTTCGTAAACGACTTGTATCGCTTGCTTCACAAAACAACATCCCACACAAGATTGATATCTATCCTTACTACGGATCTGATGCATCTGCTGCATTACGTGCTGGATATGATTTTAAGGCAGGACTCATTGGACCTGGCGTTGATGCATCCCACAGTTTCGAACGCACACATGAAGAAGCCATCCAAGCTACAATAGATCTTGGTATTGCATACCTCAATTCATAA
- a CDS encoding AraC family transcriptional regulator, producing MNNLYFEHYSFSRADSPLIVEHCEFDLSTATNAFYWHNDFEIILVKTGLCEIDIEDEVFTAMKDTVVFINPGQTRRIVPKTEGITLDRYIIDHRYPENFNLDLEHKQFETISLRPELVAMLHVISLEYDASLNDATSSLSPLTYSLFDMLVKYQPRKPVHTDRKHSKIDIVKQGIQYMHKNYKEELTLDQICRDIGISKFYYCRLFKEETDTTINNYLNEVRCHYAYELLSESNLRVGEVAKACGYNSTSYFTKIFKHLFGYPPSHVEKTVV from the coding sequence ATGAATAATCTTTATTTCGAACATTATAGTTTTAGTCGTGCAGATTCGCCATTGATTGTGGAACATTGTGAGTTTGATCTCTCAACTGCAACCAATGCTTTTTACTGGCATAATGACTTTGAAATCATCTTAGTCAAAACCGGGCTCTGTGAGATTGATATTGAGGATGAGGTCTTTACAGCAATGAAAGACACCGTCGTTTTTATTAATCCCGGACAAACACGACGCATTGTACCAAAAACTGAGGGAATAACACTTGATCGCTATATCATTGATCACCGTTATCCTGAAAATTTTAATCTTGATTTAGAACACAAACAGTTTGAAACAATCTCACTGAGGCCAGAACTTGTAGCTATGCTGCATGTGATATCACTTGAATACGATGCAAGCCTCAATGACGCAACATCATCACTCAGTCCCTTAACGTATTCCCTCTTTGATATGTTGGTTAAGTACCAACCACGAAAACCCGTTCACACTGATCGAAAACATTCAAAAATCGATATCGTGAAGCAAGGAATTCAATATATGCATAAAAATTACAAAGAGGAATTAACACTCGATCAAATTTGTCGTGATATTGGTATTAGTAAATTCTATTACTGCCGTCTTTTTAAAGAAGAAACGGATACAACGATCAATAACTACCTCAATGAGGTAAGGTGTCATTATGCTTATGAATTATTAAGTGAGTCAAACCTACGTGTGGGAGAGGTTGCTAAAGCCTGTGGCTATAATTCTACTTCTTATTTTACCAAAATATTTAAACATTTATTTGGCTATCCTCCTTCACATGTGGAGAAAACTGTCGTCTAG
- a CDS encoding ketopantoate reductase family protein, translated as MKILFAGAGAMGARFGALLHRSGNEIVFADGWQAHRDAINEHGLKMIIDGVDEGFVKIPAVLPNQVEGTFDLVFVFTKAMHLDAMMQDIKHVITDNTRVICLLNGLGNVEVIERYVPKENIFLGVTVWTSGLGGPGIVDAVGTGAIELQQVHQTPSPFNEELLKTLNQAGLNVVYSDDVKQSIWNKVALNSVLNTYCTLIDCNVAEYGHYENNRILTELVVDEVIAVANAEGIVLDKDALVSKIEAVYDPKKAGNHYPSLYQDMAAGRKTEIDYLNGAIARLGTKHGIATPVCLAITHMIHAKEGVKKTHR; from the coding sequence ATGAAAATATTATTTGCAGGTGCGGGTGCCATGGGTGCTCGCTTTGGTGCCTTATTGCACCGTAGTGGTAATGAGATTGTTTTTGCGGATGGTTGGCAAGCACATCGGGATGCAATCAACGAACATGGACTGAAGATGATTATTGATGGCGTTGATGAAGGTTTTGTTAAAATCCCTGCCGTTCTACCAAATCAAGTCGAAGGAACCTTTGATCTTGTCTTTGTCTTTACAAAAGCCATGCACTTGGATGCTATGATGCAAGATATTAAACATGTTATTACTGATAATACACGAGTTATCTGTTTATTGAATGGATTAGGGAATGTTGAGGTTATTGAACGATATGTTCCTAAAGAAAATATCTTTTTAGGAGTAACCGTATGGACGTCCGGTCTTGGAGGCCCTGGTATTGTGGATGCAGTTGGTACCGGTGCTATTGAACTCCAACAAGTTCATCAAACCCCATCACCCTTTAATGAAGAACTCCTTAAGACCTTAAACCAAGCAGGGCTTAATGTTGTTTACAGTGATGATGTGAAACAATCAATTTGGAATAAAGTTGCTTTGAATTCTGTACTGAATACCTACTGTACATTGATTGACTGTAATGTTGCTGAGTATGGACATTATGAAAACAATCGCATCCTCACTGAACTTGTAGTCGATGAAGTAATTGCGGTTGCAAATGCAGAAGGAATTGTGCTTGATAAAGATGCCTTGGTATCAAAAATAGAAGCTGTATACGATCCTAAAAAGGCCGGTAATCATTATCCATCCCTTTACCAAGATATGGCTGCAGGACGTAAAACAGAGATCGATTATCTCAATGGAGCGATTGCACGACTCGGAACAAAACACGGTATCGCGACCCCTGTTTGCTTAGCAATTACTCATATGATTCACGCTAAAGAAGGCGTAAAGAAAACACATCGTTAG
- a CDS encoding IS30-like element ISErh4 family transposase, translating to MKYKQLDKKMKDQIDILLSIGYSMRKAARKLNISHSTISRYKNNVYKKRTIDIRDKYSHLIEYLHSHYDPKVHSVEVCLSNYKRYHPYKPCVTSQQVYNWINQGKLDIKPNRMCYKRRKRKKRISGMMNHLRWNLEEKTVLPISLRPKYIEERNEIGHLEIDSIIGKKHESAAIISIVDRCSRMTWLIKAEYRYDYYTSNLIRKFIEENNITTKSITVDNGLEFKTLGITAKRLGVKLYKCDPYCSFQRGTNERANAIVRRFIPKGKSMYDIAQQYLDDICFKINSMPRKIFDFKTAYEIDFNKSKSGAVEI from the coding sequence ATGAAGTATAAACAATTAGATAAAAAAATGAAAGACCAAATTGATATTCTATTAAGCATCGGCTATTCTATGCGCAAGGCAGCACGTAAACTCAATATATCTCATTCTACGATTTCTAGATATAAAAATAATGTCTATAAGAAACGAACGATTGATATCCGAGACAAATATTCCCACTTAATCGAATATCTGCATTCTCACTATGATCCTAAAGTTCATTCGGTAGAAGTATGTTTGAGTAACTATAAACGCTATCATCCATATAAACCGTGTGTTACATCGCAGCAAGTCTATAACTGGATTAACCAAGGTAAACTTGATATAAAACCAAATAGAATGTGCTATAAACGTCGAAAACGCAAAAAAAGAATTAGTGGAATGATGAATCACTTAAGATGGAACTTGGAAGAGAAAACGGTACTTCCAATTAGCCTTAGACCTAAATACATTGAGGAACGTAACGAGATTGGTCATCTCGAAATCGACTCTATAATCGGTAAGAAACATGAATCTGCAGCGATTATATCCATTGTAGACCGCTGCTCAAGAATGACCTGGCTTATTAAAGCAGAATATCGATATGACTATTACACATCAAACTTAATTCGAAAATTTATTGAAGAGAATAATATAACAACCAAATCAATAACAGTAGATAACGGACTTGAATTTAAAACACTAGGAATTACAGCCAAGCGGTTGGGTGTGAAACTATATAAGTGTGATCCATACTGTTCTTTTCAACGTGGAACCAATGAACGAGCGAATGCAATCGTTAGAAGGTTTATACCAAAAGGAAAATCAATGTATGATATAGCGCAACAATATCTTGATGATATTTGCTTCAAAATTAACTCAATGCCGCGAAAAATATTTGACTTCAAAACGGCCTATGAGATAGACTTTAATAAAAGTAAAAGTGGTGCGGTTGAGATTTGA
- a CDS encoding response regulator, whose translation MYTITIISHHENLDILDCFDPTWCVKCVHTFPLQSEDTDCFLVDIDYCDHDGAALISWLNQNYHKPIVILTTRYRPKRTLELLVQGAQDYLVEPYNCEITHERITTLIETYDKRKHI comes from the coding sequence ATGTATACAATCACGATAATTAGTCATCATGAGAATCTGGATATACTGGATTGTTTCGATCCAACATGGTGTGTGAAATGCGTACATACGTTTCCACTTCAATCAGAGGATACGGATTGTTTTTTGGTGGATATAGATTATTGTGATCATGATGGGGCAGCATTGATTTCGTGGCTCAATCAAAATTATCACAAACCCATTGTCATCTTAACAACTCGTTATCGTCCTAAGCGCACCTTGGAACTTTTAGTTCAAGGGGCACAGGATTATTTAGTCGAACCCTACAATTGCGAGATTACACATGAACGGATTACAACGTTGATTGAAACTTATGACAAAAGAAAACACATCTAA
- a CDS encoding GNAT family N-acetyltransferase, protein MNSIKQSLNIDIKPTTERDLKNLQRLWADPQIMYHVGFEEGLVMDDEAMYTWYQQIHANPNTFHFSVFQNTEYVGELFYRIVDTYAQLDIKLYHRFHVGGYALSWLIQEVFKKTSCVKLYVDPSPDNHIAIHLYNSLGFIEVDPPEGYRPSQLLMELTWERFKPKQSFLETKIKLRPFRHADLPRVWELSAKEDHYAWCDLDAPYFEEYQQMSLREFIEHEAPFYLNNPRSLVILYDNVIIGRASLYWQDQRTRWMNGGFDIFDETYWSKGIGTVIMKQLIHEAFLYYEVERIGFVTWSGNLGMQRIGDKLGLKREAVIEKARYYKGVYYDSVSYGITRSQWTLRNHDFYSGVVWSMHQIPEIITELHKDFKPLTLRETEGLITVSSPKSFIGFLVYEVDEASTIIINKIETLQSVNDPIISQILIDCVEQIAIRLQISYIIIESTGIKELAGFIKVKTKQDTFLIKTMHHNKPRS, encoded by the coding sequence ATGAATTCGATTAAACAGAGTCTAAATATAGACATTAAACCTACGACGGAACGTGACTTAAAAAATCTTCAACGTCTATGGGCAGATCCGCAAATAATGTATCATGTTGGTTTTGAAGAGGGTTTGGTGATGGATGATGAAGCCATGTACACATGGTATCAGCAGATTCACGCGAACCCTAACACATTTCATTTTAGTGTATTCCAAAATACAGAATATGTCGGTGAATTATTTTATCGAATTGTTGATACCTATGCGCAGCTTGATATTAAACTATATCATCGATTTCATGTAGGTGGGTATGCTTTAAGTTGGTTGATTCAGGAAGTTTTCAAAAAGACTTCATGCGTAAAACTCTACGTCGACCCAAGCCCAGATAATCACATCGCGATTCATTTGTATAACTCACTTGGTTTTATTGAAGTTGATCCACCTGAGGGCTACCGTCCAAGTCAATTACTGATGGAATTAACTTGGGAACGTTTTAAACCCAAACAAAGTTTTTTAGAGACTAAGATCAAACTCAGGCCATTTCGTCATGCGGATTTACCACGTGTTTGGGAATTGTCTGCTAAGGAAGATCATTATGCGTGGTGTGATTTGGATGCCCCATATTTTGAGGAATACCAACAAATGTCATTGCGTGAATTTATTGAACATGAAGCACCTTTTTATCTAAATAATCCCCGCTCTTTGGTGATTCTGTATGATAATGTGATTATTGGACGGGCATCTCTTTATTGGCAAGATCAACGCACGCGTTGGATGAATGGTGGTTTTGATATTTTTGATGAAACTTACTGGTCAAAGGGAATTGGGACAGTAATCATGAAACAATTAATTCATGAAGCATTTTTATATTACGAAGTCGAGCGCATTGGTTTTGTGACATGGTCAGGGAATCTAGGTATGCAACGAATTGGTGACAAATTAGGTTTGAAACGTGAAGCAGTAATTGAAAAGGCTCGTTATTATAAGGGTGTCTACTATGATTCGGTATCGTATGGCATAACGCGCTCACAATGGACGTTAAGAAATCATGATTTCTATAGCGGTGTCGTTTGGTCAATGCATCAAATTCCTGAGATTATAACGGAACTCCATAAAGATTTTAAGCCTTTGACGCTTCGTGAAACGGAAGGACTCATTACGGTTTCATCACCAAAATCATTTATCGGTTTTTTAGTATATGAAGTTGATGAAGCATCGACTATTATAATTAATAAAATAGAAACGCTTCAATCTGTAAATGATCCAATTATTAGTCAAATTCTGATTGATTGTGTCGAACAGATTGCAATACGACTTCAAATTTCTTATATTATTATAGAATCGACAGGGATTAAGGAACTTGCAGGTTTTATCAAGGTTAAAACTAAACAAGACACTTTCCTAATTAAAACGATGCATCATAATAAACCAAGGAGTTAA
- a CDS encoding AIM24 family protein, with protein sequence MIQIKNLQDNSNIVEVASMGCFKVLEYQKDLSVSAESAIAAYYASEMNIRKRQVYIQLQNQAVTVSAGAMQWSAGDVKMGADVKGVGDFIGKAIKGSVTKESAAKPRYSGTGYLMLEPTYKHILLERVEDWGKIVLEDGLFLACDSDIKQKVVSRGNFSSAMMGGEGLFNLALEGHGVAVLESPVPREELIVVELQDDEIRIDGNFAIAWSGSLDFRVEKSTKSLMGSAVSGEGFVNVYRGTGKVLLAPIA encoded by the coding sequence ATGATTCAAATTAAAAATTTACAGGATAACAGTAACATTGTGGAAGTAGCTTCCATGGGATGCTTTAAAGTATTGGAATACCAAAAAGACTTAAGTGTAAGTGCAGAAAGTGCAATTGCAGCATACTATGCATCTGAAATGAATATTCGTAAGCGTCAAGTGTATATTCAACTTCAAAACCAAGCTGTTACGGTGAGTGCCGGTGCCATGCAATGGTCTGCTGGTGATGTGAAAATGGGGGCAGACGTAAAAGGTGTTGGTGATTTTATTGGGAAAGCAATTAAAGGTTCTGTAACAAAAGAATCAGCAGCAAAACCTCGCTATTCAGGTACAGGCTATTTGATGTTAGAACCAACATACAAGCATATTCTGCTTGAACGCGTAGAAGATTGGGGAAAGATTGTGCTCGAAGATGGCTTATTCCTAGCATGCGATTCCGATATCAAGCAAAAAGTGGTTTCACGTGGTAACTTCTCATCTGCGATGATGGGTGGTGAAGGACTTTTTAACCTTGCATTAGAAGGTCATGGTGTTGCAGTGCTGGAAAGCCCTGTTCCGCGGGAAGAGCTTATTGTTGTGGAACTTCAAGATGATGAAATTCGAATCGATGGAAACTTTGCGATTGCATGGTCTGGATCACTTGATTTCCGCGTTGAAAAATCCACAAAAAGCCTAATGGGTTCTGCTGTTTCTGGCGAAGGTTTTGTGAATGTGTATCGTGGTACCGGTAAAGTATTGCTTGCACCGATTGCTTAA
- the sdaAA gene encoding L-serine ammonia-lyase, iron-sulfur-dependent, subunit alpha — translation MFKSIQELVDTATQRGSLSETIIEVEMKRSEESREVIVERMGSQLDVMKRTIEQGKRGVKSTTGLTGGDATKIAEYLNRGESICGPTVMTAVQNAVGTNEVNAAMGIICATPTAGSAGVVPGVLSAVSERYNLTREQEINFLFVAGGFGLVVANNASISGATGGCQAEIGSASAMASAAVVDALGGTPKMCAHAFAMTIKNMLGLICDPVAGLVEVPCVKRNALGASQALVSADMALAGVESALTPDTVVEAMYKVGKALPSKFRETGEGGLADTIEGRALAEAIFGNEKTD, via the coding sequence ATGTTTAAATCAATCCAAGAATTAGTTGATACAGCTACACAACGTGGGAGCTTATCGGAAACAATAATTGAAGTTGAAATGAAGCGTTCTGAAGAATCACGCGAGGTGATTGTAGAACGTATGGGGTCTCAGCTTGACGTAATGAAGCGGACTATTGAACAAGGGAAACGTGGTGTAAAATCGACGACGGGCCTAACTGGTGGCGATGCTACAAAAATTGCTGAATATCTTAACCGTGGTGAATCGATTTGTGGTCCTACGGTCATGACGGCTGTTCAAAATGCTGTAGGAACCAATGAGGTTAATGCTGCAATGGGGATTATCTGTGCAACACCAACTGCCGGTAGTGCAGGTGTTGTGCCAGGAGTGTTGTCCGCAGTTTCAGAACGTTATAACCTGACGCGAGAACAAGAAATTAATTTCCTGTTTGTAGCAGGAGGATTTGGTTTGGTGGTTGCCAACAATGCATCCATTTCAGGAGCTACAGGTGGATGCCAAGCAGAAATTGGTAGTGCAAGTGCAATGGCGAGTGCTGCGGTTGTGGATGCCTTGGGTGGAACACCAAAAATGTGTGCTCATGCTTTTGCAATGACAATTAAAAATATGCTGGGTCTTATTTGTGATCCTGTTGCAGGTCTTGTGGAAGTGCCGTGTGTTAAACGAAATGCCTTAGGCGCATCGCAAGCTTTAGTCTCGGCTGATATGGCACTTGCTGGTGTTGAAAGTGCTTTAACTCCGGATACGGTTGTGGAAGCAATGTACAAAGTAGGGAAAGCGTTACCAAGTAAATTCCGAGAAACCGGAGAAGGTGGCCTTGCGGACACGATTGAAGGTAGAGCGCTTGCGGAAGCAATATTTGGAAACGAAAAGACTGATTAA
- the sdaAB gene encoding L-serine ammonia-lyase, iron-sulfur-dependent subunit beta, with translation MSSQDFKSVFDIIGPVMAGPSSSHTAGAARIGKIARSIFGECPERANIYLYESFAKTYKGHGTNVALAGGLLGMDPDDARLHESLLIAQEEGMKVTFIPLVDKVDHPNTTKIVMHKDGRKCTVVGISIGGGNVKITEINGTKVEIDGGVATILIFHEDCPGMIANVATILSDMHINIGSMKVDREEKGKKAYMVIELDQDDLETSLDRLRCVENIYEVLYIAK, from the coding sequence ATGAGTAGTCAAGATTTTAAGTCTGTATTTGATATTATTGGGCCAGTTATGGCCGGACCAAGTAGTTCTCACACTGCTGGTGCGGCACGGATTGGAAAGATCGCACGCAGTATTTTTGGAGAATGTCCAGAGCGAGCCAATATTTATTTATATGAATCGTTTGCGAAAACGTATAAAGGACATGGTACAAACGTTGCTTTGGCGGGTGGTCTTTTAGGGATGGATCCGGATGATGCACGTTTGCATGAATCACTGTTAATTGCGCAAGAAGAAGGTATGAAGGTAACCTTTATTCCTTTAGTGGATAAGGTAGATCATCCAAACACAACGAAAATTGTAATGCATAAAGACGGACGTAAATGTACGGTAGTAGGGATATCAATTGGTGGCGGTAATGTTAAGATTACTGAAATCAATGGAACCAAGGTTGAAATTGACGGTGGTGTCGCTACAATCCTAATTTTCCATGAAGACTGTCCGGGTATGATTGCGAATGTTGCGACGATTTTGAGTGACATGCACATTAATATCGGGTCTATGAAAGTGGATCGCGAAGAAAAAGGTAAAAAGGCTTACATGGTTATTGAATTAGATCAAGATGATTTGGAAACATCACTGGATCGTTTACGATGTGTGGAGAATATTTATGAAGTTCTCTACATTGCGAAATAG
- a CDS encoding Rid family detoxifying hydrolase, with protein sequence MKSISTENAPKAIGPYVQGKMFEGLIFTSGQLGIDPNTNKLCNGIEAQTRQALDNLNAVLVAGGSNMESVIKTTVLLTDIDDFKVVNEIYSDSFKGVFPSRVAYQVGALPMGGMIEIEAIAVQYK encoded by the coding sequence GTGAAATCAATTAGTACGGAAAATGCACCAAAAGCTATTGGTCCTTATGTGCAAGGAAAAATGTTCGAGGGATTAATATTTACATCAGGACAACTTGGTATTGATCCAAATACAAATAAGCTTTGTAATGGTATTGAGGCTCAGACTCGTCAAGCACTTGATAACTTGAACGCAGTTCTTGTAGCAGGTGGGAGTAATATGGAATCTGTTATTAAAACAACTGTTTTATTAACGGATATAGACGATTTTAAAGTAGTAAACGAGATCTATTCAGACTCGTTTAAAGGTGTGTTTCCGTCTAGGGTAGCTTATCAAGTAGGAGCATTACCTATGGGCGGGATGATAGAAATTGAAGCTATCGCAGTACAGTATAAATAA